A stretch of the Thalassotalea euphylliae genome encodes the following:
- a CDS encoding amidase produces the protein MISLFHSVKRFSLKPIAVSLVVLSNLALAEAPNSLDLATFTEHATIPELHQKMQSGELTSEALVRFYLARIEVIDDSGPTINSVVQLNANAVAQAKAYDLSVKTEGLKGVLHGIPVLLKDNIDTTDGMANTAGSIALAKNFPAQDAFLVSQLKRAGAIILGKTNLSEWANFRSDKSTSGWTSLYGQTKNPYDLTRNPCGSSSGSGAAIAANLATVAIGTETDGSITCPAAINGLVGIKPTIGTVSRHGIIPIAFSQDTAGPMARNLTDAVITLSALSAFDEQDPAPTKANYQASNGRVVQPTALSSALKTDGLKGKRIGVLRQLSGYHRDVDQLLAEAIEQLQQQGAIIVDDLAFDDGVSWGAQEYEVLLYEFKEGINKYLAGTDKSLPKTLAELIAYNELHSDRAMPYFGQEIFISAQSKGDLTDKVYLDALAHAKKMSQSQGIDKLLGDHQLDLLIAPTTGPAWKTDLINGDNFSGSATSPAAVSGYPHITLPMGYVSGLPVGLSMFSTQLTEPVLIEAAFAYEQVTKHRQPPKFLSN, from the coding sequence ATGATCTCTCTATTTCATTCTGTAAAACGTTTTAGCCTAAAACCCATTGCTGTTAGTTTGGTAGTTCTCAGTAATTTGGCACTTGCTGAAGCGCCGAATTCTCTTGATCTCGCAACGTTTACTGAACATGCAACCATTCCTGAGCTCCATCAAAAAATGCAATCAGGTGAGCTGACAAGTGAGGCTTTAGTACGTTTTTACTTGGCGCGTATTGAAGTGATAGATGATAGTGGGCCAACAATTAACAGTGTAGTGCAGCTTAACGCGAATGCCGTAGCTCAAGCGAAAGCTTACGATCTCAGTGTTAAAACCGAAGGGCTAAAAGGTGTTTTACATGGTATTCCAGTCTTGCTCAAAGACAATATTGACACCACAGATGGCATGGCTAATACCGCAGGTTCCATTGCTCTAGCCAAGAACTTTCCTGCGCAAGACGCCTTCCTCGTCAGTCAATTAAAGCGTGCTGGGGCGATTATTCTGGGTAAAACAAACTTAAGTGAATGGGCCAACTTTCGCAGTGATAAATCAACTAGTGGCTGGACAAGCTTGTATGGTCAAACCAAGAACCCATACGATTTAACACGAAATCCCTGTGGTTCAAGCTCTGGTTCAGGCGCGGCGATTGCTGCCAATCTGGCAACGGTGGCAATCGGCACAGAAACTGACGGCTCAATTACATGTCCTGCGGCAATCAACGGGTTAGTGGGTATTAAACCGACCATAGGCACGGTTAGTCGCCATGGCATTATTCCCATTGCGTTTAGTCAAGACACCGCTGGGCCGATGGCACGTAACCTAACCGATGCCGTTATCACTTTATCGGCTCTGAGTGCTTTTGACGAGCAAGACCCAGCTCCCACTAAAGCTAATTACCAAGCTAGCAATGGTAGGGTGGTGCAACCAACGGCGCTGAGCAGTGCATTAAAAACCGATGGCTTAAAGGGGAAGCGCATTGGTGTATTGCGGCAGTTAAGTGGTTATCACCGTGACGTTGACCAGCTGCTAGCAGAGGCTATTGAGCAGTTACAGCAGCAGGGCGCAATTATCGTCGATGACCTTGCCTTTGATGACGGAGTAAGTTGGGGAGCCCAAGAATATGAAGTGCTGCTATATGAATTTAAAGAGGGTATAAACAAATACCTTGCGGGTACTGACAAAAGTCTACCTAAGACGCTAGCTGAGCTTATTGCATATAACGAGCTACATAGCGACAGAGCCATGCCGTATTTTGGTCAAGAAATTTTTATCAGTGCGCAGAGCAAAGGTGATTTAACCGATAAAGTCTACCTTGATGCGTTAGCACATGCGAAAAAAATGAGCCAAAGCCAAGGTATTGATAAATTGCTTGGCGATCACCAGCTCGATTTATTAATTGCGCCAACAACTGGGCCGGCATGGAAAACAGATTTGATCAACGGCGATAATTTCTCTGGCTCTGCTACTTCGCCTGCTGCTGTGTCTGGCTATCCGCATATCACACTGCCTATGGGATATGTTAGTGGCTTGCCTGTTGGTTTATCTATGTTTAGCACGCAATTAACCGAACCCGTACTGATCGAAGCGGCTTTTGCTTATGAGCAAGTAACCAAGCACCGTCAGCCTCCGAAGTTTTTGTCAAATTAA
- a CDS encoding aromatic ring-hydroxylating oxygenase subunit alpha, translating into MLNAILPVEAYTSEYFFQLEQRHIFTEHWQYAGLVEDLIAPGDYLTAKAGLADILVVKGQDNQLSAYHNACRHRGTRLLDGKGKIGTRIVCPYHNWSYDLAGNLLGLPEHKRQFSQLEKSCYGLKPAKVGVWRGMIWVHAQPDAIELADWFAPMAEQLAPYDVELLIESPDDFVSQEINANWKIVVENYIDHYHLAHLHSGTLSMYDHKRAQFGFAGQHFHFWEPLSADYQQDISTNAPLPLLMDKTDPKLGAWVPMLFPGIGLAETESSWSVFHIVPLAADKTRVNIRTKVKNISSLAFMSQAAKSYAYWQRKVKANSTQLGDKHPLGSGDFMQEDVYVCEQLQQAMKSPYFSFGPLAERSELPVYQHQQLVWQLIAPHWQT; encoded by the coding sequence ATGCTTAATGCCATATTGCCCGTAGAGGCGTACACCAGCGAATACTTTTTCCAGTTAGAGCAACGCCATATATTTACTGAACATTGGCAGTATGCAGGCTTAGTGGAAGATTTGATAGCGCCGGGCGACTATCTAACCGCCAAGGCTGGCTTGGCGGATATTCTCGTGGTTAAAGGACAAGACAATCAGTTAAGTGCATATCACAATGCGTGTCGTCATCGCGGTACACGGCTACTGGATGGTAAAGGTAAAATTGGCACTCGGATTGTGTGCCCTTATCACAACTGGAGCTATGATCTCGCCGGCAACTTACTGGGGTTGCCTGAGCATAAACGCCAATTTAGTCAGCTAGAGAAAAGCTGTTACGGCTTAAAGCCTGCCAAAGTCGGTGTTTGGCGTGGCATGATTTGGGTGCATGCCCAGCCAGATGCAATTGAGCTAGCCGATTGGTTTGCGCCAATGGCAGAGCAGCTTGCGCCTTATGATGTCGAGTTATTAATTGAATCTCCCGATGATTTTGTTAGCCAAGAAATTAACGCCAATTGGAAAATTGTGGTGGAGAACTATATTGATCACTACCATCTGGCTCACCTGCATTCAGGTACCTTGAGCATGTATGATCACAAGCGGGCGCAATTTGGTTTTGCCGGTCAGCATTTTCACTTTTGGGAGCCACTTAGCGCCGATTATCAGCAAGATATTAGTACTAACGCCCCCTTGCCACTGCTTATGGATAAAACCGATCCTAAGCTGGGCGCTTGGGTGCCTATGCTATTTCCGGGAATAGGCTTGGCAGAAACGGAATCGTCTTGGTCGGTGTTTCATATCGTGCCGCTCGCGGCTGATAAAACCCGTGTAAATATTCGAACAAAAGTGAAAAACATTTCATCACTAGCATTTATGTCACAAGCGGCAAAGTCGTATGCTTATTGGCAGCGTAAGGTAAAAGCAAATAGTACCCAGCTAGGTGATAAGCACCCGCTAGGTTCAGGTGATTTTATGCAGGAAGATGTTTATGTTTGTGAGCAATTGCAGCAAGCAATGAAGAGCCCATACTTTAGCTTTGGACCGCTAGCAGAGCGCAGCGAGTTGCCTGTTTATCAGCACCAGCAGCTGGTTTGGCAGCTTATTGCCCCTCACTGGCAAACATAA
- the uvrA gene encoding excinuclease ABC subunit UvrA, with translation MQNIEVRGARTHNLKNINLEIPRDKLIVITGLSGSGKSSLAFDTLYAEGQRRYVESLSAYARQFLSLMEKPDVDHIEGLSPAISIEQKSTSHNPRSTVGTITEIYDYLRLLYARVGEPRCPTHHEPLAAQTVSQMVDKVLALDEGTKVMILAPVLQNRKGEHVKLLDNLAAQGYIRARIDGEVCDLSDPPTLELHKKHTIEVVVDRLKVRDDIQLRLSESFETALELTAGTAKVAFMDEPDREELLFSANFACPHCGYSMQELEPRLFSFNNPAGACQTCDGLGIQQFFDPNRVITNPELSLAGGAIRGWDKRNFYYFQMLQALADHYQFTVDTPFEELPEKIRKLVLYGSGKESIEFKYMNDRGDIVVRNHPFEGILNNMQRRYKETESNAVREELAKYLNSQHCGDCGGSRLRLEARNVFVGEQPLQHIAELSTADALAFFQQLNLTGQKGAIAEKILKEINDRLGFLVNVGLNYLNLSRSADTLSGGEAQRIRLASQIGAGLVGVMYVLDEPSIGLHQRDNERLLGTLTHLRDLGNTVIVVEHDEDAIREADHVIDIGPGAGVHGGEVIASGTLEDIVNSEHSLTGKYLSGKELIEVPKRRTKFDKKAVVELKGASGNNLKDVDLTIPVGLMTCITGVSGSGKSTLINDTLYKIAHTELNNATTQEPSPYKSIEGLDQLDKVIDIDQSPIGRTPRSNPATYTGIFTAVRDIFAATQESRSRGYKPGRFSFNVKGGRCEACQGDGVIKVEMYFLPDVYVPCDECKGKRYNRETLEVKYKGKNINEVLDMTIEDALEFFNAIPAVKRKLQTLMDVGLSYITLGQSATTLSGGEAQRVKLAKELSKRDTGKTLYILDEPTTGLHFHDIKQLLQVIHRLRDHGNTIVVIEHNLDVIKTADWIVDLGPEGGSGGGEILVTGSPEQVAEHTQSHTARFLKPLL, from the coding sequence ATGCAAAACATTGAAGTAAGAGGCGCACGTACTCATAATCTCAAGAACATCAATTTAGAAATTCCTCGCGACAAACTCATTGTTATTACTGGCTTGTCGGGCTCAGGAAAATCGTCGCTAGCGTTTGATACCTTGTATGCCGAAGGTCAGCGTCGTTATGTTGAATCGCTATCAGCATATGCACGTCAATTCCTATCGTTAATGGAAAAACCTGATGTTGATCATATTGAAGGCTTATCACCCGCAATTTCAATTGAGCAAAAATCCACTTCCCACAACCCGCGATCAACCGTAGGCACGATCACCGAAATATACGACTACCTGCGTTTGCTTTATGCCCGTGTTGGCGAGCCACGCTGTCCAACCCATCACGAACCGCTAGCAGCCCAAACTGTATCGCAAATGGTCGACAAAGTATTGGCATTGGACGAAGGCACGAAAGTGATGATCCTCGCGCCTGTGCTACAAAACCGTAAAGGTGAGCACGTTAAGCTACTAGATAACCTAGCGGCACAAGGCTACATTCGCGCCCGTATTGATGGTGAAGTTTGTGATCTTTCTGATCCACCAACGCTAGAACTACACAAAAAACACACCATTGAAGTAGTAGTTGATCGCTTAAAAGTACGTGACGATATTCAACTACGCTTGTCTGAATCGTTTGAAACCGCATTGGAGTTAACTGCAGGTACAGCGAAAGTCGCGTTTATGGACGAGCCTGATCGTGAAGAGCTATTGTTCTCTGCTAACTTTGCCTGCCCACACTGTGGTTATAGTATGCAAGAACTGGAGCCACGCCTGTTTTCGTTCAATAACCCAGCCGGTGCTTGTCAAACTTGTGATGGTTTGGGTATTCAGCAGTTTTTTGATCCGAATAGAGTGATCACTAACCCTGAGCTAAGCCTTGCTGGTGGTGCGATTCGCGGTTGGGACAAACGTAACTTCTATTACTTCCAAATGCTGCAGGCACTGGCCGATCACTATCAATTCACCGTAGATACACCATTTGAAGAGCTGCCGGAAAAAATTCGCAAGCTAGTGCTGTACGGCAGTGGTAAAGAAAGCATTGAATTTAAATACATGAATGATCGCGGTGATATTGTGGTGCGCAATCACCCGTTCGAAGGTATTTTAAATAACATGCAGCGCCGCTATAAAGAAACCGAATCGAATGCAGTGCGTGAAGAGTTGGCGAAGTACCTTAACAGCCAACATTGTGGCGACTGTGGCGGTTCTCGTTTACGCCTTGAAGCACGCAATGTTTTTGTTGGTGAACAGCCGCTACAACATATCGCCGAGCTTTCCACCGCTGACGCTCTCGCCTTTTTCCAACAGCTTAATTTAACGGGTCAAAAAGGCGCAATTGCCGAAAAAATCCTAAAAGAAATTAATGATCGTTTAGGCTTTTTGGTTAATGTTGGCTTGAACTACCTGAATCTGTCGCGCAGTGCCGACACCCTATCTGGCGGTGAAGCCCAGCGTATTCGCTTAGCCAGCCAAATTGGCGCGGGCTTAGTGGGTGTTATGTACGTACTGGATGAGCCATCAATTGGTTTGCACCAGCGTGATAATGAGCGCTTGCTAGGCACGCTCACTCACCTGCGTGATTTAGGTAACACCGTGATTGTCGTCGAACATGATGAAGACGCTATTCGCGAAGCCGATCATGTGATTGATATTGGCCCAGGTGCTGGTGTTCATGGTGGTGAAGTGATTGCCTCTGGTACACTCGAAGATATCGTTAATAGTGAGCACTCATTAACGGGTAAATACCTATCAGGTAAAGAGCTTATTGAAGTACCGAAAAGGCGCACCAAGTTCGATAAAAAGGCAGTAGTAGAACTTAAAGGCGCTAGCGGTAATAACCTAAAAGACGTTGATCTAACCATTCCTGTTGGCCTAATGACTTGTATTACCGGCGTATCGGGCTCAGGTAAATCTACGCTGATCAACGATACCTTATACAAAATCGCTCACACTGAATTAAACAATGCCACCACGCAAGAGCCATCCCCTTATAAATCGATTGAAGGCTTAGATCAGCTAGATAAAGTGATTGATATCGACCAAAGCCCGATTGGTCGAACGCCACGTTCGAACCCAGCAACCTACACTGGCATTTTTACCGCCGTACGCGATATTTTTGCCGCCACGCAAGAGTCTCGCTCACGTGGTTACAAGCCAGGTCGCTTTAGCTTTAACGTTAAAGGTGGCCGCTGTGAAGCGTGTCAGGGTGACGGTGTGATTAAAGTTGAAATGTACTTCTTGCCAGATGTTTACGTGCCTTGTGACGAATGTAAAGGTAAGCGCTATAACCGCGAAACCTTGGAAGTGAAATACAAGGGGAAGAACATCAACGAAGTCTTGGATATGACGATTGAGGACGCGCTAGAGTTCTTCAACGCTATTCCTGCCGTTAAACGCAAGCTTCAAACGCTAATGGATGTCGGTTTGAGCTACATTACTTTAGGGCAGTCAGCAACGACTCTTTCTGGTGGTGAGGCACAGCGAGTTAAACTGGCCAAAGAGCTATCGAAACGCGATACAGGGAAAACCTTGTATATTCTGGATGAGCCAACCACAGGCCTGCACTTCCACGATATTAAACAGTTACTGCAAGTGATTCATCGCCTGCGTGATCACGGCAATACCATCGTCGTGATTGAGCATAACTTAGATGTGATTAAGACCGCAGACTGGATTGTCGATCTTGGCCCAGAAGGTGGCTCAGGTGGTGGGGAAATCTTAGTTACTGGCAGCCCAGAGCAAGTAGCTGAGCATACACAATCGCACACTGCACGCTTCCTCAAGCCTTTGTTATAA
- a CDS encoding NADPH-dependent 2,4-dienoyl-CoA reductase, translated as MTTATQYPHMLAPLDLGFTTLKNRVLMGSMHTGLEEEKGGFKKLAAFYAERAKGGCGLIVTGGVSPNTRGRVEPFGSEMSRFWHVNKHREVTDAVHKEGGKICLQLLHTGRYAYHPFSVAPSAIKAPINPFKPKEMSVRDIRGTIKDYAKGSRLAQKAGYDGVEIMGSEGYLINQFSCKRTNHRTDEWGGSLENRMRLGVETVRAVREKVGENFIIIFRLSMLDLVEGGNEWHEVVTMAKAIEAAGATIINTGIGWHEARVPTIATSVPRAAFTWITERMKNEVTIPLITTNRINTPEVAEQVLADGHADMVSMARPFLADAHFVNKAAEGKADEINTCIGCNQACLDHVFKQQRASCLVNPEACYETELTFSNTKQQKRIAVVGAGPAGLAFSVYASKRGHSVEIFDAASEIGGQFNFAKQVPGKEEFYETLRYFRVQLENLNVPVHLNTWQTAQSLAEAGFDEVVLATGIKPRELDIPGIDNDKVMTYLEVLRDKKPVGQKVAVIGAGGIGFDVSMFLTEKSGLVDNIDEWLKEWGVDRNYETGGALAPIVSHQAERQVYLMQRKTTKVGAGLGKTTGWIHRASLQKKGVNMMPGCSYKEINDRGIVIEINGDQQLIEVDNVIVCAGQEPNRDLQQGLVDLGQSCHIIGGADVAAELDAKRAIRQGAELAAKI; from the coding sequence ATGACAACTGCAACTCAATATCCACACATGCTTGCACCATTAGATCTTGGTTTTACAACGCTTAAAAACCGCGTTTTGATGGGCTCAATGCATACTGGCCTTGAAGAAGAAAAAGGCGGCTTCAAAAAGCTAGCAGCATTTTATGCTGAGCGCGCAAAAGGTGGTTGTGGCCTTATTGTAACAGGTGGCGTTAGCCCGAACACCCGTGGCCGTGTTGAACCTTTCGGTAGTGAAATGAGTCGCTTCTGGCATGTTAACAAACACCGTGAGGTGACAGATGCCGTTCATAAAGAGGGCGGCAAAATTTGTTTGCAGTTACTGCACACGGGTCGTTACGCTTATCACCCATTTAGTGTTGCACCGAGCGCAATTAAAGCGCCAATCAACCCATTTAAACCGAAAGAAATGTCAGTACGCGATATTCGCGGCACGATTAAAGACTATGCCAAAGGCTCTCGTCTTGCGCAGAAAGCAGGCTACGACGGTGTTGAAATTATGGGCTCTGAAGGTTATTTGATTAACCAATTCAGCTGTAAGCGCACTAACCATCGCACTGATGAATGGGGTGGCTCGCTTGAAAATAGAATGCGTTTAGGTGTTGAAACAGTGCGCGCTGTTCGCGAGAAAGTGGGCGAGAACTTCATCATTATTTTCCGCTTATCTATGTTAGATCTGGTTGAAGGTGGTAACGAGTGGCATGAAGTTGTGACTATGGCAAAAGCCATTGAAGCTGCTGGTGCAACCATCATTAATACAGGTATTGGTTGGCACGAAGCACGTGTGCCAACAATTGCAACGTCAGTGCCACGAGCGGCGTTTACGTGGATCACTGAACGCATGAAGAATGAAGTGACCATTCCTTTAATTACGACTAACCGTATTAATACGCCTGAAGTTGCAGAGCAGGTATTGGCGGATGGTCATGCAGATATGGTGTCGATGGCACGTCCATTCCTTGCTGATGCTCACTTTGTGAATAAGGCAGCAGAGGGGAAAGCTGATGAAATTAATACTTGTATCGGCTGTAACCAAGCGTGCTTAGATCACGTATTCAAACAGCAGCGAGCGTCCTGCTTAGTGAATCCTGAAGCTTGTTATGAAACAGAACTCACCTTTAGCAACACGAAGCAGCAAAAACGTATTGCTGTGGTTGGGGCAGGTCCTGCGGGTCTAGCGTTTAGTGTTTATGCCTCTAAGCGCGGTCATTCGGTAGAAATATTTGACGCCGCGAGTGAGATTGGTGGTCAATTCAACTTTGCGAAACAAGTTCCAGGTAAGGAAGAGTTTTACGAGACTTTGCGCTACTTCCGAGTGCAGTTAGAGAATTTGAACGTTCCTGTGCACCTAAATACTTGGCAGACAGCCCAAAGTTTAGCTGAAGCAGGTTTTGATGAAGTGGTGCTAGCAACGGGTATTAAACCTCGTGAGTTGGATATTCCAGGTATCGACAATGACAAGGTCATGACCTACCTAGAAGTGCTGCGTGATAAGAAGCCAGTCGGCCAGAAAGTGGCAGTAATTGGTGCTGGCGGTATTGGCTTTGATGTGTCAATGTTCTTAACAGAAAAATCAGGCTTAGTTGATAACATTGACGAGTGGCTAAAAGAGTGGGGCGTAGACCGCAATTACGAAACAGGCGGTGCGCTGGCACCTATTGTGTCGCACCAAGCAGAGCGTCAAGTTTACTTAATGCAGCGTAAAACGACAAAAGTTGGTGCCGGTTTAGGTAAAACTACTGGCTGGATCCATAGAGCATCACTGCAAAAGAAAGGCGTTAATATGATGCCAGGCTGCAGCTATAAAGAGATTAACGATCGCGGTATTGTGATTGAAATTAATGGCGACCAGCAGTTAATTGAGGTAGATAACGTGATTGTTTGTGCTGGCCAAGAACCAAATCGTGACCTGCAACAAGGCTTGGTTGATTTAGGGCAGAGTTGCCATATTATCGGTGGTGCCGATGTTGCTGCAGAGCTTGATGCTAAGCGTGCTATTCGCCAAGGTGCGGAGTTAGCGGCGAAGATTTAA
- a CDS encoding MFS transporter: protein MSASGLNSLEKKAAFSLATVFGLRMLGLFMILPVFAIYGPELTGFSPIWLGLAIGAYGLTQALLQIPMGILSDKFGRKPIIMGGLVVFAIGSVVAAMSDSIYGVVLGRALQGTGAIASAILALAADLTREEQRPKVMATIGMFIGLSFTLALVVGPLVGESFGLSGLFWFTGILTIFAMLMIQFMVPNSVHKAPKGDNVAMLDQLGHLVKHPQLARLNIGVFVLHMALTACFIYLPTRLVDSGLALEQHWRLYLPTLLGSFFLMVPFMIFGIKKGKEKEMFMAAITLLAVTLLMFGVLANTTTTLIVLILLFFVAFNYLEATMPSILSRIAPAGVKGSAMGIFSSSQFFGAFAGGAIGGWLANSFDATVVFLVMALIVTIWLFAASGMKRHAKSKSFSFAAHFSSEQQADEVAEQLVNMPGVVEATLVYSEAVAYLKLDDKVANIKEIKALLNS, encoded by the coding sequence ATGAGTGCTTCTGGATTAAATTCTCTTGAAAAAAAGGCGGCTTTTTCATTAGCTACCGTCTTTGGCCTGCGCATGCTGGGCTTGTTTATGATCTTACCAGTATTCGCCATTTATGGGCCGGAGCTAACGGGCTTTTCGCCAATTTGGTTAGGTCTGGCGATTGGCGCTTATGGGTTAACACAAGCCTTGCTGCAAATTCCGATGGGGATTTTGTCGGATAAGTTTGGCCGTAAGCCAATCATTATGGGTGGCTTAGTAGTATTTGCTATCGGCAGTGTCGTGGCGGCAATGTCTGACTCAATTTATGGTGTGGTGCTGGGGCGGGCACTACAAGGAACGGGCGCTATTGCCAGCGCTATTCTTGCGCTAGCGGCCGACCTGACCCGGGAAGAGCAGCGCCCGAAGGTGATGGCAACCATAGGTATGTTTATTGGTTTGTCTTTTACATTAGCCTTAGTGGTTGGCCCGCTAGTGGGTGAAAGCTTTGGGCTCAGTGGCCTGTTTTGGTTCACTGGTATCTTAACCATTTTCGCCATGCTAATGATCCAATTTATGGTGCCAAATTCCGTGCATAAAGCGCCTAAGGGCGACAATGTTGCGATGTTGGATCAGTTAGGTCATTTAGTTAAACATCCGCAATTGGCAAGGCTTAATATTGGCGTGTTTGTTTTACATATGGCACTAACGGCTTGCTTTATTTACCTTCCCACACGACTGGTTGATAGCGGTTTAGCGCTAGAGCAGCACTGGCGTTTGTATTTGCCGACCTTGCTTGGCTCATTCTTTTTGATGGTGCCATTTATGATTTTCGGCATTAAAAAAGGCAAAGAAAAAGAAATGTTTATGGCTGCCATTACGCTATTGGCGGTGACCTTATTAATGTTTGGTGTGCTGGCAAATACAACCACAACGTTAATCGTACTCATTTTGTTATTCTTTGTGGCCTTTAATTATTTAGAAGCGACTATGCCGTCGATTCTCTCGCGTATTGCGCCAGCAGGCGTAAAAGGCAGCGCGATGGGCATCTTTTCATCAAGTCAGTTCTTTGGTGCCTTCGCCGGCGGTGCTATAGGTGGCTGGTTAGCTAATAGTTTTGACGCAACTGTCGTCTTTTTAGTGATGGCCTTGATCGTTACTATTTGGCTATTCGCTGCTAGTGGCATGAAACGCCATGCGAAGTCGAAGAGTTTTAGCTTTGCGGCACATTTTAGCTCTGAGCAGCAGGCCGACGAAGTGGCAGAGCAGCTCGTTAATATGCCAGGCGTGGTTGAAGCGACATTAGTTTATTCGGAAGCTGTCGCCTATCTAAAACTGGATGATAAAGTGGCTAATATTAAAGAGATTAAGGCGCTACTAAATTCTTAA
- a CDS encoding fused MFS/spermidine synthase, producing MTLAWQNRLIYLLAFCSGFSIMGVELLGGRILAPFFGSSVHIWGSIITVFMLSLSIGYLYGGKLSTQNANLTRYGMIFIVAGVLVLPIALWANPIMETIFVAIEDSRYGSLAAASALFLLPTIVLGMISPYSVRLLVTSKEQSGQVAGILYFVSTLGSAMGTIFTSFYFVLWFEVNTIIVSYSALLVVLGATAITFQKLASQTQLAATEEVAHEN from the coding sequence ATGACCTTAGCTTGGCAAAATCGACTTATTTACTTACTCGCCTTCTGTAGCGGCTTTTCCATCATGGGTGTGGAATTACTCGGCGGCCGCATTCTGGCTCCTTTTTTTGGCAGTAGTGTGCATATCTGGGGCAGTATTATTACTGTTTTTATGCTGAGCCTTTCGATTGGTTACTTATATGGCGGTAAGCTTTCCACCCAGAATGCTAACCTAACTCGCTATGGTATGATTTTTATTGTTGCTGGTGTGCTAGTACTCCCTATCGCCCTGTGGGCAAACCCCATTATGGAGACAATATTTGTCGCGATTGAAGACAGTCGCTATGGCTCATTGGCAGCCGCAAGTGCCTTATTTTTATTGCCGACCATAGTGCTTGGGATGATTTCTCCTTACTCCGTACGTTTATTGGTAACTAGCAAGGAGCAAAGCGGGCAAGTTGCTGGCATTTTGTATTTTGTGAGCACCTTAGGCTCTGCCATGGGCACCATTTTTACCTCTTTCTATTTTGTCCTTTGGTTTGAAGTTAACACCATTATTGTCAGCTACAGCGCACTGCTCGTGGTATTAGGGGCAACGGCCATCACGTTTCAAAAGTTGGCGAGTCAAACACAACTAGCGGCAACAGAGGAAGTGGCTCATGAAAACTAA
- a CDS encoding spermidine synthase — protein sequence MKTNVYLLATLLAFSFFTTSALAKVIHQERSMYRNILVEDTGNLRCLKFNVKSKKTNQSCFLKSDPNRLVFNYTKLMFSGMIVNPNPSRILIVGLGGGTMSNTLHQLLPDAEIENIEIDPAVIKVARQYFSFFENDKVTSKVVDGRIFIKRALLKKQHYDWIILDAFNGDYIPEHLMTKEFLQETKKLLSDNGVLTANTFSISDLYDYESSTYQSVFGNFYQVKSKRQENRIILTTKNELPNKAQLKTNLAALHDRLRPYDVNILKVFNSFTNKQDWPANAPILTDQFSPANLLNQ from the coding sequence ATGAAAACTAATGTATACCTGCTCGCCACTTTGCTAGCCTTTAGTTTTTTTACAACTAGTGCTTTAGCCAAAGTTATTCATCAAGAACGCTCTATGTATCGTAATATTTTAGTGGAAGACACAGGTAATTTGCGGTGCTTAAAGTTCAATGTAAAAAGTAAGAAAACCAACCAAAGCTGCTTTTTAAAATCAGATCCTAACCGCTTAGTGTTCAATTACACCAAGTTAATGTTCTCAGGCATGATAGTGAACCCCAACCCTAGCCGTATTTTAATTGTTGGCTTGGGTGGCGGCACCATGTCAAACACCCTGCACCAATTACTGCCTGATGCGGAAATAGAAAATATTGAAATTGACCCAGCAGTGATCAAGGTTGCTCGCCAATATTTCAGCTTTTTTGAAAACGATAAAGTCACCAGTAAGGTGGTAGACGGACGCATTTTTATTAAACGTGCGTTATTAAAAAAACAGCATTACGACTGGATTATTCTTGACGCGTTTAACGGTGACTACATTCCCGAGCACTTAATGACCAAAGAATTCTTACAAGAAACCAAAAAGTTATTGTCGGACAACGGTGTACTAACCGCTAACACCTTTTCAATTAGCGATTTATACGACTATGAATCTTCCACTTACCAATCGGTTTTTGGCAATTTTTACCAAGTGAAAAGCAAACGCCAAGAAAATCGAATTATTCTCACCACTAAAAATGAACTACCGAACAAAGCACAATTAAAAACAAACTTGGCAGCATTGCACGACCGTTTGCGCCCATATGACGTCAATATTCTCAAAGTATTTAACAGCTTTACCAACAAGCAAGACTGGCCGGCAAACGCTCCGATACTGACAGACCAATTCTCGCCAGCAAATTTGTTGAATCAATAA